In a single window of the Elaeis guineensis isolate ETL-2024a chromosome 4, EG11, whole genome shotgun sequence genome:
- the LOC105044251 gene encoding polcalcin Jun o 2-like, protein MAFRQCLGRKKKKGSASSSLPATTPPVEDELERVFRLYDTNGDGKISAAELQETMAKLGHHPANDHELEMMMKEADADGDGFISLAEFKDINGAGEGVEEVDLKEAFAVFDEDRDGKISAKELQNVLKGLGEQVTTEQCQEMIRGVDRDGDGMVSFQEFKVMMTGGGAFSGSSSAFL, encoded by the coding sequence ATGGCTTTTCGTCAATGtctcgggaggaagaagaagaagggcagcGCTTCTTCGTCTCTACCAGCAACCACGCCTCCGGTCGAAGACGAGCTCGAGCGGGTCTTTCGCCTGTACGACACGAACGGTGACGGGAAGATATCGGCGGCGGAGCTGCAGGAAACGATGGCAAAACTCGGCCATCACCCGGCGAATGATCATGAACTGGAGATGATGATGAAGGAAGCCGATGCAGATGGGGATGGCTTCATCAGCCTTGCTGAGTTCAAGGATATTAATGGAGCCGGTGAGGGAGTCGAGGAGGTGGATCTAAAGGAGGCCTTTGCAGTGTTCGACGAGGACCGTGATGGAAAGATATCGGCAAAAGAGTTGCAGAACGTGTTGAAGGGATTGGGAGAGCAGGTGACAACCGAGCAGTGTCAGGAGATGATAAGAGGAGTGGATCGGGATGGGGACGGGATGGTGAGCTTTCAAGAGTTCAAGGTTATGATGACCGGTGGTGGTGCTTTCTCGGGCTCGTCTTctgcttttctttga